DNA from Ignavibacteriales bacterium:
ATGAACAAGATCAAGAATTACATCAAATCAAAACCTGTTCCACCGGGTATAAAAATAACTGAGGGCAAAGAAGAGTTTAGTTACAAATTAAATGGAGTAGAAGATGGCAGAGCGAAAGAAACTGGAATTGGAGTTGAACAAAACTCTGAGCTTAGAGCTGTTGTTTGATGAACCAATGGTTGGTCAGAGTCGATATGGTGATTATTTCTTGTATGCAGTTAAGAATGGAACAGACACTGAATATTCATTCTTTGCACCGGCTGAAGTTAATGAACAAATTAAAACCTTAAGAAAAGGTGAACGATTTGAAATCACAAAGTTAGCTGAGCAGAAAGGAACTAAGATTGTTACTAGTTATGATGTTAAAGTACAAAAGAAGAATCTTGAAAGTCCTATAAATGAAATAAACAAAAACAGTAACGATAATTTCTATGATCTGATGTTAACCTCCTGCAGAGATGCAGTTAAAATTCAGAATGAACTTGGCGGGTTGATGGATGCAAAATCTCTTGCTGTTACTTTGTTTATTGCGAGAAGTAAAATAAATCAAAATGGTTATGCCGGTTAAATAACCGGCATTTTTTATTAGTAGAGAATGATATGAAAGAAATGTATGGTTTTAATTATCAGCAGTATGGAAATTGCGGACAGTTTGCTCTGTTAAATGCATTGCTGCTTTTAGGTATTCCGGTTACAAACAAACAAGCACACATAAAAACAGGAATCACGATTACTAAATCAACTATTAGCGGGACAGATTCTAAAAACATTGTAAAAGGACTAAAATGTTTTAATTGTAAAGCAATAAAATTTCAGAGTGATAGTGAATCAGATACGAAGAAGAGCATTGATGATTTCCTGAGCAAAAATATACCGCTAATAATTGGCTGCGAAAACTATGATCACTGGGCTGTGTTAGCAGGTAAGAAGGATAATAAATACTATTGGTTGGATTCAGCAGATGAAGATATTATTGGATTGTCATACTGGGATGAGATTGAAGACTGGATTAAATATGAAGATGAAGATGATTACAAATATTTCTTTATAGCTGTTAAGCCAAAGGAATCAGGTTATTCAATTTCAAATCTTAATGAGCTATATAAAATCAGTTACAAGAATGAGGATTTGTTTTTTACCTGTGGTGAAAAGCTGAATGACTTGCTAGAGATATTTGAATGTGATTGTAGAGCAAATTACTCTGTTGCAAAATTGCTCAACCAGTATAAAGAAACAATTATAGATGGCATTTGCAGATTATATTATTATGCAGATAGAACTGAGATAGAAAAGTTATTCAACGATTATTTAGCTATTGCTGAGTTGTATAATTTAAAAGTTGATAAAGAAATTAGAGTTCAGGCTTTAATTGAGTTTACAATTTTATTAACATTATGTTTATTTGAGTAAGGAGCGCAAGCTCCATTACTCATTTTATTGTTCTACATTAAACCGCTAATAAGGTCTTTCAAAAAAATATAAAAAAAATTTTACAAACAATTTTGCTTCCCGATAGTACTATGTTTTAATAGGATGGATTCTGGTCGCTTCTGATTAGGAACCAGCAATGGCGGGGCGGGCCCTAGATGGGACCCACCGCAAAGAATAAACCGGATGGTGATTATAAAATGTGGTTTAATCTTTCTTAATAAAAATTTTATAAACCCGATTTTCTAGTGGGTATAAGACTACCACAAAACATCTTAGTGGAGATTATAATTGACAGGGGTTTAAGGGACCCTACCACCCTTTTGGAGAGATAAGGTTTGAACTTATTTTTTAGATTGCTCCAATAAATAGTTAAGTCCATTCTCAATGATCTCGTGAAAGAGCATTATCCTACCCCCAAGTCTTAATTTCTTTCATCTCATTTGCATTATAATTTTTAATAACAACCTACTGCAAGAAACAGTAGGCCGAAAATCACTCTTTACATTTATGCTCCAACATTTCTCTTTTCAAACCAGCTATACACTGATGGAATGATCAGCAGAGTAAGAAGAGTAGAGGTAATCAATCCACCAACCACCACTGTTGCAAGTGGTTTTTGTATTTCTGAACCTGTACCACTTGCATACAACATAGGTATTAGACTAAATATTGCTATCGATGCAGTCATCAATACGGGTCTAAATCTATCCAGGCTTCCTTTAACTATGGCATCTCTTAGCTCTACACCCTCCTCACGTAATTGGGATATTCTTGAAACAAGAACTACACCATTTAAAACAGCTACTCCAAATAGCACAATAAACCCAACTGATGCAGGAACGGATAAATACAATCCTGATATGTACAAAGATATAATTCCACCGATAAGTGCAAATGGCAAATTTGAAATTACGAGAAGAGCTAATCTTATTGATTTAAACGTTACAAATAACAAAAGTAAAATTAAGCCGATAACGGCTGGTCCAATTATCATCAATCTGTTCATAGCTCTTTGTTGGTTTTCAAACTGTCCGCCCCACGTTAGATAATAACCTGCAGGTAGTTGAATATTGTTTTTTATTTTTTGTTTTGCCTCTTCTACAAAGCTTCCAATATCTCTACCACTTATATTCATTTCAATACCTATTCTGCGTATGCCGTCTTCACGGCTGATTTGAACAGGTCCCTCGATCATTTCTACATCAGCTAATTGCCCAAGTGGTATGTTTGCACCATTGCTTGTTGGAATAAGAATATTTTCAATCGTTTCTATCGAGTTTCTTTTTTCTTCAGGCAATCGTACGGTTATATCAAAGCTTCTATTTTCTTCATAAAGTTTCGACGCAGATTTTCCTGCAATTGCAATTTCTATAACATTCTGAACTTCCCTTATATTCAATCCATATCTTGCGATTTCTGATCTGTTAATGTTAACTGTTAAATAAGGCTGACCGCTTACTTTTTCTGTCATCAGATCTGTTACTCCTTCAATTGTACTGAGAGTTTTTGCTATTTCATCCGATTGTTTTTTAAGTACTTCAATATCATCACCAAAAAGTTTTATAATTAACTGCGCTCGTGTACCCGCTACAATTTCATCTATCCTGCACTGTATCGGTTGACTAAATCCAAATCCAATTCCTGGTATTGATTCCAGTTCTTCCCTCATCTCATTTGTTAATTCATCTCTCGTAATATCACGCTTCCACTCACTTCTTGGTTTTAGAACACCAACGTAACCGGTTTTATCAACGCCTCTTGTATCAAGGGCAATACCTGTTTGACCCGTTCTTGAAACTATTATTTCAAGTTCATCAAATTTTTTCATCTTTTGTGCTGCAAGCTGATTGACTTCCATTGCTTTAGACAAAGACACTCCTGGAAGCAGAGCAACATCCATATCAAATGCACCTTCATCCATAATAGGTATAAACTCAGAACCAAGTTTTGTAGATAGAAATAGAGCAATCACCAAAAATATTCCAGCGATTCCTAATACAGTAAATTTTTTCTTCATCGAATATTCAAGAATGGGCTGATATAAATTTTTTGCATACTTAATGATTATACTTTCTTTTTCCGGCTGTGACTTTAGAAACATCGAGCATAAAACCGGTATCACAAATATTGAAAGCATCATTGAAGAAAGCAGTGCGATTGCAACTGTCTTTGCAAGTGGTCCAAACATTTTTCCTTCAATACCTTCTAATGATAGTATTGGAATAAATGTTAATGCGATTATCAATTCTCCAAAGATGCTTGGTTTTCTTACTTCCAAAACTGCTTTTAGTACTGTTAATAGTTTTGGTTTATTAGTGCTTTCCTCACTCAAATGCCTTTGTACATTTTCAACCTGAATTATCGTTGCGTCGATTATCATTCCTATTGATATTGCAAGTCCTCCAAGTGACATAAGATTGGCACTTAATCCAACGATTTTCATAACAATAAAAGTTATTAGCAGCGAAAGTGGCAGTGCAATTAAAACAACAAAGCTACCTCTAAAACTTCTTAGCAATAAATAAAGTACTATAAGTACCAAAACGGCTCCCTCAATCAATGCTTTGTTTACAGTACTAACACTTGAGTTTACAATATCACTTCTGTCATAGTACGGCACTAATTTTATTCCATCCGGAAGTACATTATTAGAATTGATTTCATCAACTTTATTTTTTACTCTATCAACCACATCTCGGCTGTTTTCACCCCTGAGCATCATAACTATACCACCAACACACTCATCCTTTCCATCAATCATTGCGGCACCCATTCTTACAGCTTCACCAACTTTTATTTTTGCTGCATCCTTTAGAAATACTGGTGTGCCATCATATGATTTCAGAACTATATTTTCGATGTCTGAAATATCTTTAATTAGTCCAACACCTCGCACAATGTACTGATCCGCATTCTTCTCAAGTATATTGCCACCGACATTCTGGTTATTGTTTTCTATTGCAGTAAAGATTTGCTCAGTCGTCAGGTTATATTTTATTAAAGCATCAGGAAATAATATTACCTGGTATTGCTTAAAGTAACCGCCAAATGAATTTATTTCATTTACTCCCGCCACACTTTTTAACTGCGGTGTTACAATCCATTCCTGGATGGTTCTAAGATTTGACAGATAAGATATTTTTTCCAGAGAATCCGCAGGTACATTTCCTTCAAGAGTATATTGATATATTTCACCCATTACAGTGGCAATAGGTCCCATTTCAATTTCAACACCTTCAGGCACACTTTCTTTAGCTTCTGCCAATCGTTCAAATACAAGTTGTCTTGCAAAGTATATATCAACATCATCCTTAAATATTATTGTTACTATGGATAGCCCGAACTTTGTTACAGAACGCATTTGTTCTACATCCGGCAATCCTCGCATTGATGTTTCGATTGGATAAGTTACGTTTCTTTCTATTTCTATTGCCGATAGTCCATCTGCGTGACTGACAATTTCAACCTGGATATTTGTAACATCAGGAAAAGCATCAATCGGTAATGTAAAATATGAGTATGCACCAAATGCTATTATCACAAGTGATAGGAATATTATCATTCCTTTCTTATGCAATGTATATTCTATTATTTTTTCTAACATCAGTGTTCATCCTCCGCAATTTCATCTTTCTTCAATTCACTTTTTAGATAAAACACACCATCGGTTACTACTTTTTCACCTTGCTTAATACCTTCTTTTATTTCAATCAAATTGCCTGATGTTTCTCCGGCTATCACATCTCTTCTTTCAAAAGTTGTATCACTTGTTTGAATGAATAAATAGCTTTGTCCTGCTTCTTTTACTATTGATTCTTCAGGAATCAAAATTGCTTTTGCATTTGATCCCACAGGTATTTGTAATTCTCCATACATTTGAGGCTTTAATTTGTTGCCTTGGTTTACAAATTCGCCTCTAATTAAGATTGTCCTGGTGTTATCATCAACCGTCTGTCCTATATATATGATTCTGCCTTCAAGTCTGTTTTGTTTATTTGAGATCGTGGTGAAGTATGCTTTTGAGTTTTGCGTAATCTTATCCAAATCTTTTTCATAGATTTGACCATCAATCCAAACATTACTTGTATTTATTACTTTAAAAGCATTGGTGGTTGCATCAACAACCTGTCCTATCACAACATTTCTTTCAACAACAACACCATTTATAAGAGATTTAATTGGCAAAGTTCCGGAGGTATGTTCATCCCCATCTTTTTCATTTATAACATCCTCATCACTTAATCCAACTGAATGTATTTTCTTGTCTTCAGCACGGTACTCGGCAGTAGCTTTTTCATACTCTGCCTGGCTTTCTAATAAGGATTTCTGTGACCCTATTTTTTCATCGAATAGTTTTTTCTGTCGTTCGTAATTTGCTTTTGCATTATCATAGTTAGCCTTCGCTTTTAAGTAACCTGCTTTTATTTCTCCAACTTCAAGTCCTTCAACGGTCATCAAGAGCTGCCCGGCCTTTACATAATCACCAACTTTAACAAATACTTTATGTACTCTTCCTTGTATCAAGGATCCGATCTGTGCTTCATTATCCTGGTTAGTTTTTACTTCTGCAGGAATATTAAGAAATCCGCTGAATGGCTGTAACGATACCGTTTGTGATTTTAATTTTATCTGCTCGATTGATTCTGTTGAAAGTGTTATTAAATCAGAATGCTCTTCGCTGTGCTCATCATTATGTTCTTCTGGTTTTTCTGTGCATCCAATCTGTAATAAAGTTAAAATCATTATCACGATCAGAGTGTATAATTTTTTATCAATCATTTTTATTCTCCAATTCATAAATGTTTTTCCCGATAATTTCCTCTAATTCAAACAACGAATTGTTGTAATTGAACAAAGCAGTTATATAATTTTCTCTTGCGTTTATCACCAGCTGTTTAACCTGCATATATTCCAAATAAGATAATTCACCTGCGTCATAGCTCTTTATTGCAGTTCTATAAACTTCCTCAGTTTGCGGAAGTATGTCATCATTATATGTTTTAATCTGCTGTTGATTATTTATATAACTTGTGTAAGCATTTTTTAGTTTTAATCTTATTTCATTTTTTGTTTGTTGAAGTAAAGCCTCAGATATTGATTCATTTGCACTGGCTTCTTGTATTGCTCCTCGTTGGTCCATTATAAACCATAGAGGTACTGAAACTCCAAATGACGCACCATAAAACCCGTTATCCCCATCTCTGGATTGCTTGAAATATGCAAAATTGAAATTTGGCAGTAATGATGACCACGCAAGTGTTTTTTCTACACCGGCAATCCCATTATTAAGCTTAGCTTCTTTTATCTGCGGATTTGTTTCTTCCGCTGTTTGATAAACTGTTTCTAAGCTAAAATTGTGTTCAGTATATATTAGAGAATCCGTTAGTAGTAAGGACGATGTTTTATTCTGATTTCCATAGCCAAGTACATAATTTAGTTCTGCTAAAGAGGTGTTTAGATTATTCTTCGCTATTTCAAGTTTATTTTTAGCTTCACTTAATTGCACTTTTGCTGTCAGTTCTTCAATATTAGTTCCTTCACCAACATTGTATCTTATTTGTGCTTTTTTATAAAAGTCATCACTGATGATCAGATTTTCTTCCGAATATTTTACTATGCTCTGATCTGCAAGTACTTTGAAGTATGCGCTTTTAATTTGTTTGACTAACTCGTATTTTTTTAATAAGAATTGCTCCAACGCAATCTCTTCTTCTTTGGAATATTTATTTCCTTTTAGGAAGTAGTTAGTAGGAAATTCAAACGATTGTGATATTGCAAGAGTTCTTTCGCTGTAATTGCTTAAACTCGTGTTAACAGGTGCATATTCCAAGCTCAGCTCTAACTCAGGCTGTGGCAATGATATACCTTTCCAAAACCTTCCTTTAGCCGCATTGATATTCTCAGCTGATTGCAATATTTCAGGATTTTGTCTTACCCCAATCTCAATCGCTT
Protein-coding regions in this window:
- a CDS encoding efflux RND transporter permease subunit, with protein sequence MLEKIIEYTLHKKGMIIFLSLVIIAFGAYSYFTLPIDAFPDVTNIQVEIVSHADGLSAIEIERNVTYPIETSMRGLPDVEQMRSVTKFGLSIVTIIFKDDVDIYFARQLVFERLAEAKESVPEGVEIEMGPIATVMGEIYQYTLEGNVPADSLEKISYLSNLRTIQEWIVTPQLKSVAGVNEINSFGGYFKQYQVILFPDALIKYNLTTEQIFTAIENNNQNVGGNILEKNADQYIVRGVGLIKDISDIENIVLKSYDGTPVFLKDAAKIKVGEAVRMGAAMIDGKDECVGGIVMMLRGENSRDVVDRVKNKVDEINSNNVLPDGIKLVPYYDRSDIVNSSVSTVNKALIEGAVLVLIVLYLLLRSFRGSFVVLIALPLSLLITFIVMKIVGLSANLMSLGGLAISIGMIIDATIIQVENVQRHLSEESTNKPKLLTVLKAVLEVRKPSIFGELIIALTFIPILSLEGIEGKMFGPLAKTVAIALLSSMMLSIFVIPVLCSMFLKSQPEKESIIIKYAKNLYQPILEYSMKKKFTVLGIAGIFLVIALFLSTKLGSEFIPIMDEGAFDMDVALLPGVSLSKAMEVNQLAAQKMKKFDELEIIVSRTGQTGIALDTRGVDKTGYVGVLKPRSEWKRDITRDELTNEMREELESIPGIGFGFSQPIQCRIDEIVAGTRAQLIIKLFGDDIEVLKKQSDEIAKTLSTIEGVTDLMTEKVSGQPYLTVNINRSEIARYGLNIREVQNVIEIAIAGKSASKLYEENRSFDITVRLPEEKRNSIETIENILIPTSNGANIPLGQLADVEMIEGPVQISREDGIRRIGIEMNISGRDIGSFVEEAKQKIKNNIQLPAGYYLTWGGQFENQQRAMNRLMIIGPAVIGLILLLLFVTFKSIRLALLVISNLPFALIGGIISLYISGLYLSVPASVGFIVLFGVAVLNGVVLVSRISQLREEGVELRDAIVKGSLDRFRPVLMTASIAIFSLIPMLYASGTGSEIQKPLATVVVGGLITSTLLTLLIIPSVYSWFEKRNVGA
- a CDS encoding efflux RND transporter periplasmic adaptor subunit, whose protein sequence is MIDKKLYTLIVIMILTLLQIGCTEKPEEHNDEHSEEHSDLITLSTESIEQIKLKSQTVSLQPFSGFLNIPAEVKTNQDNEAQIGSLIQGRVHKVFVKVGDYVKAGQLLMTVEGLEVGEIKAGYLKAKANYDNAKANYERQKKLFDEKIGSQKSLLESQAEYEKATAEYRAEDKKIHSVGLSDEDVINEKDGDEHTSGTLPIKSLINGVVVERNVVIGQVVDATTNAFKVINTSNVWIDGQIYEKDLDKITQNSKAYFTTISNKQNRLEGRIIYIGQTVDDNTRTILIRGEFVNQGNKLKPQMYGELQIPVGSNAKAILIPEESIVKEAGQSYLFIQTSDTTFERRDVIAGETSGNLIEIKEGIKQGEKVVTDGVFYLKSELKKDEIAEDEH
- a CDS encoding TolC family protein, coding for MNKYFILAALALFISKLNGQTEINQLSLNEAIEIGVRQNPEILQSAENINAAKGRFWKGISLPQPELELSLEYAPVNTSLSNYSERTLAISQSFEFPTNYFLKGNKYSKEEEIALEQFLLKKYELVKQIKSAYFKVLADQSIVKYSEENLIISDDFYKKAQIRYNVGEGTNIEELTAKVQLSEAKNKLEIAKNNLNTSLAELNYVLGYGNQNKTSSLLLTDSLIYTEHNFSLETVYQTAEETNPQIKEAKLNNGIAGVEKTLAWSSLLPNFNFAYFKQSRDGDNGFYGASFGVSVPLWFIMDQRGAIQEASANESISEALLQQTKNEIRLKLKNAYTSYINNQQQIKTYNDDILPQTEEVYRTAIKSYDAGELSYLEYMQVKQLVINARENYITALFNYNNSLFELEEIIGKNIYELENKND